One Gimesia aquarii DNA segment encodes these proteins:
- a CDS encoding cupin domain-containing protein, producing the protein MDHITRPQEADEYYFEEGCYILEMSHPDVDPEVSIARARVEPGRKTRFHRLKGTFERYIMLSGTGLVEVGDYEPTEVHPGDVVRIPPDTDQRITNIGEDDLVFIVVCNPHFLKSIYIDSEDLR; encoded by the coding sequence ATGGATCACATCACACGCCCCCAGGAAGCTGACGAATACTATTTCGAAGAAGGTTGCTACATCCTGGAAATGTCGCACCCCGACGTTGATCCGGAAGTTTCGATTGCACGGGCACGTGTCGAACCAGGAAGAAAGACCCGTTTCCATCGACTCAAAGGCACGTTTGAACGTTACATTATGCTCTCCGGAACCGGGTTAGTCGAAGTCGGCGACTACGAACCGACCGAAGTTCATCCGGGAGACGTCGTACGCATTCCGCCAGATACAGACCAGCGGATCACCAACATCGGAGAGGACGATCTGGTCTTCATCGTAGTCTGCAACCCCCACTTCCTGAAGTCGATCTACATCGATTCCGAAGATTTACGATAG
- a CDS encoding sigma-70 family RNA polymerase sigma factor, with translation MNATQTTTLQVDSARSRADLARNWVKVQPSLMAFVVASTPQFNDAEDLLQEVAAEVALRYDEYDSSRPFLPWALWIAKLKIADYYRGKRRDRVLFMGEAMDALADACSRVQRLMSEERDLLEYCLDQLTDRSRRLLGLRYTDDLKPKEIASELGTSTGSVRVTLSRIRTSLMDCVQKRAAGEANVGN, from the coding sequence ATGAATGCGACACAAACAACAACACTTCAAGTCGATTCTGCACGCAGCCGAGCAGATTTGGCACGCAACTGGGTCAAAGTTCAACCTTCATTGATGGCATTTGTGGTGGCATCAACTCCACAGTTCAATGATGCAGAGGACTTACTGCAAGAGGTCGCAGCAGAAGTCGCATTACGTTATGATGAGTATGACAGTTCTCGCCCTTTTTTGCCTTGGGCTTTGTGGATTGCAAAGCTCAAAATTGCCGACTACTACCGAGGGAAACGCCGCGATCGAGTATTGTTCATGGGTGAGGCCATGGATGCACTCGCTGATGCCTGCTCTCGTGTCCAACGCTTGATGTCAGAAGAACGGGATCTCTTGGAATACTGTCTTGATCAATTGACTGATCGATCCCGGCGTTTGTTAGGGCTGCGTTATACAGATGATTTGAAGCCTAAAGAAATTGCCAGTGAGTTAGGAACATCAACTGGCTCAGTACGGGTGACTCTCTCCCGTATTCGTACCAGCTTAATGGATTGCGTTCAAAAACGAGCCGCCGGTGAAGCGAATGTCGGAAACTAA
- a CDS encoding DUF1592 domain-containing protein, translated as MRNRIVRKNRRCFQFRVRTFCLFSTLCFLSFHSTAELIEAKPLTGEQIYRKMCIQCHAANGQGVDDKANPLQGHKSLAELSMLIHETMPEEDPETCQGEEAKRVAEYVFKRFYTKDSQSAKQSARVQLSRLTVRQYLYTTADLIANFLGHARTTNQKRGLNAEYYDSRSLRRDKRILQRIDPVVDFQFENKKPVEKVTNAEEFSIKWEGSVLAEETGDYEFILKTENGARLWVNQAEPIIDEWVSSRGRAKEHKATIRLLAGKPYTLRLHLFKYKDKSASVVLEWKPPRKAQEVIPQRNLVPQQVPGTFISSTVFPPDDSVSGYERGIAVSKSWDEATTTAAVEIMTKVIKHLDRMARTKQNDKNRKEKVRQFCHRFAELAFRRPLTDDQKTFFVDQHFKQQTAIETSVKRAILLILKSPRFLYTDREFESVDNFAVASRLSYGLWDSMPDTQLYKAAKAGKLKTSAQVAQQAERMLKDPRAQSKLRYFFHHWLQLDEKEELSKDKALFPEFDALTVSDLRTSLDLFLDDVVWKGSSDYRQLLLSDYVYLNDRLAKVYNVKLPEGKDFQKVSLDKDKRAGVVTHPYLMANFAYHNLSSPIHRGVFVTRHLLGRTLKPPPQATEFKDADFKPGMTTREKVALITKPAACMSCHSIINPLGFSLEHFDAIGRYREKESQKSIDAKSELISVTGETIQFNGARDLAEHIAKDRHAHAAFVDQLFHQAVKQPINAYGEKIREKLTTQFEKSDYNIQQLLIEIMKVAALHQPQS; from the coding sequence ATGAGAAATAGGATTGTTCGAAAGAATCGACGCTGCTTTCAGTTCAGAGTTCGTACGTTTTGCCTTTTCTCAACTCTTTGCTTTTTGAGTTTCCACAGTACTGCTGAGTTAATTGAAGCGAAACCTCTTACGGGTGAGCAGATCTATCGCAAGATGTGTATTCAATGCCACGCCGCCAATGGCCAAGGCGTTGACGATAAGGCAAACCCCTTGCAAGGTCATAAAAGTCTGGCTGAGTTGAGCATGCTCATTCATGAAACGATGCCGGAAGAAGATCCGGAGACCTGCCAGGGTGAAGAGGCAAAACGCGTGGCAGAGTATGTGTTCAAGCGGTTTTATACAAAAGATTCTCAGTCAGCCAAGCAAAGCGCGCGCGTTCAACTTTCGCGTTTGACCGTGCGACAGTACCTGTATACCACTGCCGACTTAATTGCGAATTTTCTGGGTCACGCCAGAACGACAAATCAAAAGCGCGGTTTAAATGCAGAATACTATGACAGTCGCAGCTTACGTCGCGACAAACGGATTCTCCAACGAATTGATCCCGTCGTGGACTTTCAGTTTGAGAATAAAAAGCCCGTTGAAAAAGTCACAAACGCCGAAGAGTTCTCTATCAAGTGGGAGGGTTCGGTCCTCGCAGAAGAAACCGGCGACTATGAGTTCATTCTGAAAACTGAAAATGGAGCCCGCTTATGGGTGAATCAGGCAGAGCCCATTATTGATGAATGGGTCAGTTCTCGGGGACGGGCCAAAGAGCATAAAGCCACCATCCGTTTGTTGGCAGGCAAGCCTTACACGCTCCGATTGCATCTGTTCAAATATAAAGACAAATCGGCATCGGTTGTGCTCGAATGGAAACCTCCTCGCAAAGCACAGGAAGTGATTCCGCAACGGAACCTGGTTCCTCAGCAAGTACCGGGAACGTTTATCAGTTCGACCGTCTTTCCGCCAGATGACAGCGTGTCCGGGTACGAACGAGGTATCGCGGTTTCCAAATCCTGGGACGAAGCAACAACCACGGCAGCCGTCGAGATCATGACCAAGGTCATCAAACATCTCGACCGGATGGCACGCACAAAACAGAATGACAAAAATCGTAAAGAAAAAGTCAGGCAGTTTTGCCATCGCTTCGCAGAGCTAGCATTTCGTCGTCCTTTAACTGACGACCAAAAAACATTTTTTGTCGATCAACACTTCAAACAGCAAACTGCGATCGAAACATCAGTCAAACGCGCTATCCTGTTGATCTTGAAATCACCACGATTCCTTTATACAGACCGCGAGTTTGAATCGGTAGACAATTTTGCAGTCGCGTCCCGGCTCTCATATGGTTTGTGGGATTCAATGCCAGACACACAACTCTATAAGGCCGCCAAAGCGGGAAAATTGAAGACCTCGGCTCAAGTCGCCCAACAGGCAGAACGGATGCTCAAAGATCCGCGTGCACAGTCCAAGCTCCGTTATTTCTTTCATCACTGGTTACAGTTAGATGAAAAGGAAGAACTATCAAAAGACAAAGCACTCTTTCCGGAATTTGATGCGCTGACGGTCTCCGATCTCCGGACCTCACTCGATCTGTTCCTCGATGATGTGGTCTGGAAAGGCTCTTCTGATTATCGGCAATTGCTCCTGTCTGACTATGTCTATCTTAATGACCGATTGGCCAAAGTTTATAATGTGAAACTTCCGGAAGGAAAAGATTTTCAAAAAGTTTCGCTGGATAAAGACAAGCGGGCCGGTGTGGTCACACACCCTTATCTCATGGCTAACTTTGCTTATCACAATTTAAGCTCGCCCATCCACCGTGGCGTTTTTGTGACACGTCATCTGTTGGGAAGAACATTAAAACCACCACCACAGGCCACGGAATTCAAAGATGCAGATTTCAAGCCGGGTATGACCACACGCGAAAAAGTAGCGTTGATCACCAAGCCTGCGGCCTGTATGTCGTGCCATAGCATCATCAACCCGCTTGGTTTTAGCTTGGAGCACTTTGATGCCATTGGCCGATATAGAGAAAAGGAATCTCAAAAATCGATTGATGCCAAATCGGAATTAATTTCCGTCACTGGTGAAACGATTCAATTTAATGGAGCCCGAGATCTCGCTGAACATATTGCCAAAGACCGACACGCCCACGCAGCATTTGTCGATCAGTTATTTCATCAGGCTGTGAAACAGCCCATTAATGCCTATGGCGAAAAGATTCGTGAAAAATTAACCACGCAATTTGAAAAGTCTGACTATAATATTCAACAACTGCTGATCGAAATTATGAAGGTTGCCGCCTTACATCAACCTCAGTCCTGA
- a CDS encoding DUF1501 domain-containing protein, with the protein MLSFKSSNIQRHQACSRRTFLQAGVLGLTGFTLADLLRAEEQAGVRASSKAIINVHLDGGPPHMDMIDLKPEAPAEIRGEFQPIATNVSGLKLCEMLPRIAANANQFAFIRSLVGSAGVHDAFQCQSGFRKKDMLSVGGRPALGSVISKLKGSPQDRAPSFVDIMQGRGLVRNSARPGFLGPAHQPFRPDISELFKRELEKGMQGELKRLGTDHQVSLKLNPSLSIQRLENRTTLLSELDSIRRQVDASGMMDAMDRFSQQAVSILTSGRMADAMDFSKEDPASLARYTPLSRKADPRFYTTEGPDAVKKFLLARRLIEAGVRCVSISISDFDTHSSNFDRLRQILPIVDHGLTTLVTDLEERGMLDDVTIVAWGEFGRTPRINSKKGGRDHWPRVGPAILAGGGMQTGQVIGKTDRTASAVIQRPVDYKDVFATLYHNLGIDPHAVTLIDPRGRPQYLLDEGQRLMELA; encoded by the coding sequence ATGCTGTCATTCAAAAGCTCAAACATACAGCGACATCAGGCCTGCTCTCGTCGTACCTTTCTTCAAGCAGGAGTGCTGGGACTCACGGGATTCACACTGGCAGACTTGTTGCGGGCTGAAGAACAGGCAGGAGTTCGCGCCTCTTCCAAGGCCATCATCAATGTCCATCTGGATGGTGGCCCTCCGCATATGGATATGATCGATTTGAAACCGGAGGCCCCTGCGGAGATTCGTGGGGAATTCCAACCGATTGCTACGAATGTGTCGGGGCTGAAGCTCTGTGAGATGTTGCCGCGGATAGCAGCGAATGCAAATCAGTTTGCCTTCATTCGATCCCTGGTAGGATCTGCTGGTGTGCACGATGCCTTTCAGTGCCAGTCCGGCTTTCGTAAAAAAGACATGCTCTCGGTGGGGGGTCGCCCTGCACTGGGTTCCGTGATTTCCAAACTCAAAGGCTCACCTCAAGATCGCGCCCCTTCCTTTGTTGATATCATGCAGGGTCGAGGTTTAGTCCGAAATAGTGCGCGTCCCGGTTTTTTAGGCCCCGCACATCAGCCCTTTCGCCCCGATATCTCAGAGTTATTCAAACGTGAGCTGGAAAAAGGGATGCAAGGTGAACTCAAACGACTGGGGACAGACCATCAAGTCAGTTTGAAACTGAATCCTTCGCTCAGCATCCAACGTCTGGAAAACCGTACAACGTTACTTTCCGAATTAGATTCCATTCGGCGTCAGGTTGATGCAAGCGGCATGATGGATGCGATGGATCGTTTTTCTCAACAAGCGGTGAGCATTCTGACATCGGGTCGAATGGCTGACGCGATGGACTTTTCCAAAGAAGATCCCGCCAGCTTAGCGCGCTATACTCCCCTGTCTCGCAAAGCTGATCCCCGTTTTTATACAACGGAAGGACCAGACGCGGTGAAAAAATTTCTATTAGCCCGCCGGCTCATTGAAGCGGGTGTTCGTTGCGTGAGTATTTCCATCAGTGATTTTGATACTCATAGCAGCAACTTTGATCGCCTGCGACAAATATTGCCGATTGTCGATCATGGTCTCACGACTCTGGTAACAGACCTCGAAGAACGCGGGATGCTGGATGATGTCACAATCGTTGCCTGGGGAGAATTTGGGCGGACACCTCGCATCAATTCCAAAAAGGGAGGCCGCGATCATTGGCCACGTGTTGGCCCTGCTATTCTCGCCGGTGGAGGCATGCAGACAGGACAGGTCATCGGCAAAACAGACCGCACCGCCAGTGCAGTGATTCAACGCCCCGTCGATTATAAAGATGTCTTCGCCACGCTGTACCATAACCTGGGAATTGATCCACATGCCGTCACCCTCATCGATCCACGTGGCCGACCGCAATACCTGCTCGATGAAGGTCAGCGTCTGATGGAACTTGCGTGA
- a CDS encoding DUF1552 domain-containing protein translates to MTFQSRRAFLKELGLSTAVLPLVTHLPSLGFAADASIRKQRLIVMFSPNGIVPKTYWPDEVGEKFELKEIMQPLKAYQNQMLVIKGVADRVRGDGDSHMRGMSCLLTGIELLPGNIQGGSHTPAGWASGHSIDQEIKRFLQSQPETRTRFGSLEFGVNVPDRADPWTRMVYAGSNKPIAPIDDPYQMFEKIYGQMKDRKSLASILDDVREDLKKVRTKLSREDRELLEEHESYVRQMEQELKANKNQKLAVEVPVQEVGIKNDNDNMPITSKMQIDLMVNSLANDMARVATLQYTNSVGQARMKWLGIDDGHHSLSHKPDKDQESQDKLTKINKWFCEQLAYLVEKLDKTPEPNGEGSLLDNTLVVWTNELGKGNSHTLNDVPLVLVGKGLDFKMGRSLQFKNVPHNRLLMSFAHGMGHRIKTFGNSNFCGDGILSELT, encoded by the coding sequence ATGACATTCCAATCCCGCCGCGCATTTTTAAAAGAACTCGGACTTTCCACGGCTGTGCTACCGCTGGTAACCCATTTACCGAGTCTCGGCTTTGCCGCTGATGCGAGCATTCGCAAGCAGCGATTGATCGTGATGTTCAGCCCCAATGGAATCGTCCCCAAAACCTATTGGCCCGATGAAGTGGGAGAAAAATTTGAACTCAAAGAGATCATGCAGCCGCTCAAGGCATATCAGAATCAAATGCTGGTCATTAAAGGTGTGGCCGACCGTGTCAGAGGAGACGGCGACAGTCATATGCGCGGCATGAGCTGCCTCTTGACGGGAATTGAATTATTACCCGGTAATATTCAAGGCGGTTCACACACTCCCGCTGGTTGGGCCAGTGGGCATTCAATTGATCAGGAAATCAAACGCTTTCTGCAGAGCCAACCGGAAACACGCACCCGATTCGGTTCATTGGAATTCGGTGTCAATGTTCCTGATCGCGCTGATCCCTGGACTCGGATGGTCTACGCAGGTTCTAATAAACCGATCGCCCCCATTGACGATCCCTATCAGATGTTTGAAAAAATCTATGGTCAGATGAAAGACCGCAAAAGTCTGGCAAGCATTCTGGATGATGTGCGCGAAGACTTGAAAAAAGTCCGAACAAAATTAAGTCGCGAGGATCGTGAGCTCCTGGAAGAACATGAATCTTATGTTCGTCAAATGGAACAGGAACTGAAAGCCAATAAAAACCAGAAACTGGCAGTTGAAGTTCCTGTGCAAGAAGTCGGAATCAAAAATGACAACGACAACATGCCCATCACCAGTAAGATGCAGATCGATCTGATGGTCAACAGTCTGGCAAACGACATGGCGCGCGTTGCGACACTGCAATATACCAATTCAGTCGGTCAGGCGCGAATGAAGTGGCTCGGTATTGATGATGGACATCACTCATTATCTCACAAGCCTGATAAAGACCAGGAATCACAGGACAAACTCACGAAAATCAATAAGTGGTTCTGTGAACAACTCGCTTATCTGGTCGAAAAACTGGATAAAACTCCCGAACCAAATGGCGAAGGATCTTTGCTGGACAACACGCTGGTGGTCTGGACGAATGAGTTAGGCAAAGGCAACTCGCATACCTTGAATGACGTTCCCCTTGTACTCGTTGGTAAAGGTCTGGACTTCAAAATGGGACGCTCACTCCAATTCAAAAACGTTCCCCACAATCGACTGCTAATGTCCTTCGCCCACGGCATGGGACACCGTATCAAAACATTCGGTAATTCGAACTTCTGCGGCGATGGAATTTTGTCCGAACTGACTTAA
- a CDS encoding DUF6795 domain-containing protein yields MVIRFLCKCGKNLKAPDEYIGKKVSCSKCGHISRVPDKEKVLAAKEKSKLSSASYVQLPPLSEVHKPEEHDSEDTSPKKPEAPASSNIANQLLRHTNSSKADKTDSFDSGKPKPEESKQKKKTGIKKWLDENQYAKEVGKHYAKMILPGAAVVILVCYGLYSLMSAMVKTVDHPPLEIVSGTVTLDGQPLPRAEVTFVPQDTWKEDKKPAQSVGITDEQGKFSLNYLKDLKGAAVGNHIVRIVSYEKQVPAIYNVKSVLTYEVKDKNKDVEFKLISK; encoded by the coding sequence ATGGTGATTCGATTTTTATGCAAATGTGGTAAAAACTTGAAAGCGCCCGATGAGTACATAGGCAAAAAAGTCTCCTGCTCAAAATGTGGCCATATTTCAAGAGTTCCTGACAAAGAAAAAGTGCTTGCAGCGAAAGAAAAAAGCAAACTCTCTTCAGCAAGCTATGTTCAGCTTCCCCCGCTCTCGGAAGTACACAAACCTGAGGAACATGATTCTGAGGATACTTCTCCTAAAAAACCGGAAGCGCCTGCGTCTAGTAATATTGCAAATCAATTACTGCGTCATACGAATTCGTCCAAAGCGGACAAAACAGATTCTTTTGACTCAGGAAAACCCAAACCTGAAGAATCAAAACAAAAGAAAAAAACGGGAATCAAAAAATGGTTGGATGAGAATCAATATGCAAAAGAAGTCGGCAAACATTATGCAAAAATGATTCTTCCCGGCGCGGCAGTAGTGATTTTGGTCTGTTATGGATTATATTCTTTAATGTCTGCGATGGTCAAAACCGTTGATCATCCACCTCTGGAGATTGTGAGCGGGACTGTTACCCTTGATGGTCAACCACTTCCACGTGCCGAGGTTACTTTTGTTCCCCAGGACACATGGAAAGAAGATAAAAAACCAGCACAATCAGTAGGCATCACAGATGAACAAGGAAAATTCTCGCTCAATTATTTAAAAGATCTCAAGGGAGCGGCAGTCGGAAATCATATCGTTCGAATCGTCTCTTATGAAAAACAAGTCCCAGCGATTTACAATGTAAAGTCTGTGCTCACATATGAAGTAAAAGATAAAAATAAAGACGTAGAGTTTAAACTGATCTCCAAATAA
- a CDS encoding LamG-like jellyroll fold domain-containing protein, with protein sequence MKPAFATLLLSCLMFLLPSQLEAELKVGATIIDVTPTKFPVLVNGSMVSRSVKKVKTKVNARAIVVADGEDRLAIVVVDSCMLPRPLLDEVKTLAAQRTKIRADHMLISATHTHTAPSSLACLGTSADPDYVPYLRGKLVDAIAKAEANLEPAQVGWGLGKAPEYTALRRWIKRPDRISNDPFGNPTVRANMHAGRKWEDVTGESGPEDPDLSIISFQARDGRPIALLANFSMHYFGDRDLSADYFGLYCNGLQTQLGKDVGEDAPPFVAIMSHGCSGDIYRRDYTKPTEQWAVTDDINEYAAGLIKITTDVYKKIQYRKDADVEMAEQRMQLNYRVPNQQLLEWAQKVVKKTGDRLPKTTEEVYAREQIILHERQSTEVVTQALRIGDIAITTTPNETYALTGLKLKLQSPLANTMVIELANGGDGYIPPPEQHLLGGYNTWAARSAGLEVLAEPKIVESDLQLLEKVCNQRRRFYRQSQGSAVKAILAAKPVAYWRLDEFNGPRARDTSGNQRDAFYEPAIAYFLEGPHSKSFCGGDETNRAVHFAGNRLQARINDLKDHYTISLWIWNGMPLDAREISGWMFSQGPNHGLAAYGDFLGVGGTQHPGKLLYMNGADRKLHAGKTAIERWTWNHVALVRDGKMVRVYLNGNGKPEIEMESAPGTEGVVLEQLFFGGRTDNQSNWEGRLDEIAVFDRVLTAEELKSLSK encoded by the coding sequence ATGAAACCGGCTTTCGCGACCCTCCTGCTCTCCTGCCTGATGTTTTTACTTCCCTCTCAATTAGAGGCAGAACTCAAAGTCGGTGCCACGATTATTGACGTGACACCCACCAAATTCCCTGTACTGGTTAATGGCAGCATGGTTAGTCGGAGTGTGAAAAAAGTCAAAACCAAAGTCAACGCCCGGGCGATTGTTGTCGCCGATGGCGAGGATCGGCTGGCGATTGTCGTCGTCGATAGCTGTATGCTGCCCCGCCCTTTACTGGATGAAGTCAAAACGCTGGCAGCGCAACGAACCAAAATCCGAGCCGACCATATGCTGATCTCAGCTACGCATACGCATACGGCTCCTTCCAGTCTGGCGTGTCTGGGAACCAGCGCGGATCCCGACTATGTCCCCTACCTCAGAGGGAAACTTGTTGATGCGATTGCCAAAGCTGAAGCCAATCTGGAACCGGCACAAGTTGGTTGGGGCTTAGGTAAAGCGCCAGAGTACACTGCATTACGTCGTTGGATCAAACGCCCTGATCGAATCAGCAACGACCCGTTTGGAAACCCCACAGTCCGGGCGAACATGCATGCTGGCAGGAAATGGGAAGATGTTACCGGTGAATCAGGGCCCGAAGATCCCGACCTTTCTATCATTTCTTTTCAGGCCAGAGATGGTCGACCGATTGCATTACTCGCCAATTTCTCAATGCATTATTTTGGTGACCGGGATTTGAGTGCTGACTATTTCGGTCTGTACTGTAATGGTTTACAAACTCAACTTGGAAAAGATGTTGGTGAAGATGCTCCTCCTTTTGTTGCTATTATGTCACACGGTTGTAGTGGTGATATTTATCGCCGTGACTACACGAAACCGACAGAGCAATGGGCCGTAACCGATGATATCAATGAGTATGCAGCAGGACTGATTAAAATCACGACCGATGTTTACAAGAAGATTCAGTATCGAAAAGACGCTGATGTTGAGATGGCAGAGCAACGGATGCAACTGAATTATCGCGTTCCCAATCAACAGCTTCTGGAATGGGCACAAAAAGTGGTCAAGAAGACTGGTGATCGTCTCCCCAAAACCACAGAAGAAGTTTACGCCAGGGAGCAAATCATTCTGCACGAACGGCAGTCGACAGAAGTCGTCACGCAGGCACTACGGATTGGCGACATTGCCATTACCACCACTCCCAATGAAACCTATGCACTCACTGGTTTAAAATTGAAATTGCAAAGCCCCTTGGCTAATACAATGGTCATTGAACTGGCCAATGGCGGTGATGGCTATATTCCTCCTCCGGAACAACACCTGTTGGGGGGGTATAATACCTGGGCCGCGCGTTCCGCTGGTCTGGAAGTCTTAGCCGAACCGAAAATCGTCGAATCCGATCTGCAACTCTTGGAAAAAGTGTGTAATCAACGCCGACGGTTCTATCGGCAAAGCCAGGGCTCCGCGGTCAAAGCAATCTTAGCTGCAAAACCAGTTGCTTACTGGCGACTCGATGAATTCAATGGTCCCCGTGCAAGAGACACGTCCGGCAATCAACGTGACGCGTTCTATGAACCGGCGATCGCCTACTTTTTGGAAGGCCCCCATTCGAAATCCTTCTGTGGAGGAGATGAAACAAATCGCGCTGTCCATTTTGCCGGTAATCGATTACAGGCGCGGATCAACGATTTAAAGGACCACTATACCATATCACTTTGGATCTGGAACGGGATGCCCCTCGATGCACGCGAAATCAGCGGATGGATGTTCTCACAAGGTCCCAATCATGGACTTGCCGCTTATGGAGATTTTTTAGGAGTGGGAGGCACACAACACCCGGGTAAGCTGCTTTATATGAATGGAGCAGATCGTAAACTGCATGCAGGTAAAACCGCGATTGAACGCTGGACCTGGAATCATGTGGCTTTGGTGCGCGATGGAAAAATGGTACGAGTTTATCTCAATGGAAATGGCAAACCGGAAATAGAAATGGAATCTGCCCCTGGAACAGAAGGAGTTGTCCTGGAGCAGCTCTTCTTTGGCGGTCGAACCGACAATCAATCCAACTGGGAAGGACGTCTGGACGAAATCGCTGTTTTTGATCGTGTATTGACGGCTGAAGAATTGAAGTCTCTCTCAAAATAA
- a CDS encoding DUF1559 domain-containing protein: protein MRRNRMRLARGFTLIELLVVIAIIAILIALLLPAVQQAREAARRSTCQNNLKQIALALHNYHDLHGTFPPGELTSSFDGGLGANDRTYAFATEGTLINGSGRHGTSWMFHILPQIEQAQIYDLWNFQRNVYGNGVLLLPTDTFTPLFTPTQTNIPAYYCPSRRSDMNLTQFSNLQRVNVNFTKGGNDYVGCIGSGLAFNNLSLGIPGATWAVTPAQNLNEPIQPTALGPPGIMRTPHPFDIGVFSVNSSTRMGDIKDGTSNVIIVGEAQRLTIPGTLDNLRSRDGWAWGGAATLFSTREGPNKALSIAGPGSDHDGIAQFAFADGGVRAISENIDGFIFANLGNMSNGIPVGE, encoded by the coding sequence ATGCGTAGAAACCGAATGCGTCTCGCTCGAGGCTTTACGTTGATTGAGTTGTTGGTAGTCATTGCAATCATTGCGATTCTTATTGCCCTCCTTTTACCAGCAGTTCAACAGGCACGTGAAGCAGCTCGCCGTTCCACATGTCAAAACAATTTAAAGCAAATTGCTTTGGCACTTCATAATTATCATGACTTACATGGTACTTTTCCTCCTGGAGAATTAACGTCCTCTTTTGATGGTGGACTCGGTGCTAATGATCGCACCTATGCGTTTGCTACTGAAGGAACGCTCATTAATGGATCAGGGCGCCATGGAACAAGCTGGATGTTCCATATCCTACCTCAGATCGAGCAGGCACAGATTTACGACTTATGGAATTTCCAACGTAATGTCTATGGGAACGGAGTCCTGTTACTACCGACAGATACCTTCACTCCGCTTTTCACTCCAACTCAGACAAATATCCCTGCATATTACTGCCCCTCTCGACGCAGTGATATGAATTTAACCCAGTTTAGTAATCTGCAAAGGGTGAATGTTAATTTCACCAAAGGCGGAAATGACTATGTCGGTTGTATCGGCTCAGGTCTTGCTTTCAACAATTTGTCTTTAGGTATCCCTGGAGCAACCTGGGCTGTCACACCAGCTCAAAATCTTAATGAACCCATTCAGCCAACGGCTCTCGGCCCTCCCGGTATCATGAGAACGCCGCATCCATTTGACATTGGAGTTTTCTCTGTGAATAGCAGTACCAGAATGGGTGACATTAAAGATGGTACATCCAATGTAATCATTGTCGGTGAAGCACAACGTCTGACAATTCCTGGCACATTGGATAACTTGAGAAGCCGCGATGGTTGGGCCTGGGGAGGAGCCGCTACGCTCTTCAGTACACGAGAAGGGCCTAATAAAGCACTCAGTATCGCAGGTCCCGGAAGTGATCATGATGGGATTGCACAATTTGCGTTTGCCGATGGTGGAGTTCGTGCGATCTCAGAAAATATCGATGGTTTCATATTTGCTAACTTGGGCAACATGTCGAATGGAATTCCCGTAGGGGAATAA
- a CDS encoding DUF1080 domain-containing protein, producing the protein MTLLCIPNAGHSEDLPHYKPLFNGKDLTGWVNVNTDKDTWFVRDGILICTGHPIGVMRTEKQYENFLLHVEWRHMEAGGNSGVFAWSEGTVPEGKRLPKGMEIQMLELEWVNLHKKKDGTLPPIAYVHGELFGANGLTTIPDNPRGTRSKSIENRCKGKGQWNVYDVVCVDGVVKLSVNGKFVNGVRNASVKKGYLCLESEGAEIQFRSIQIMELPPGVTSKAQTAPLLK; encoded by the coding sequence CTGACTCTGCTTTGCATTCCAAATGCCGGCCATTCAGAAGACCTCCCACATTACAAGCCTCTCTTCAATGGCAAAGATCTCACCGGCTGGGTGAATGTTAACACCGACAAAGATACCTGGTTCGTTCGCGATGGCATATTGATCTGCACTGGACACCCCATCGGTGTGATGCGAACTGAGAAACAGTACGAAAACTTTCTGCTCCATGTGGAATGGCGCCATATGGAAGCGGGTGGAAATTCAGGCGTGTTTGCCTGGAGTGAAGGCACCGTCCCCGAAGGCAAACGCTTGCCCAAAGGTATGGAAATTCAAATGCTGGAACTGGAGTGGGTCAATCTCCACAAGAAAAAAGATGGAACCCTCCCTCCGATTGCCTATGTTCACGGAGAACTCTTTGGAGCCAATGGTTTGACGACAATCCCCGATAACCCACGTGGCACGCGCAGTAAGTCCATCGAAAATCGCTGCAAAGGAAAAGGGCAATGGAACGTTTATGATGTCGTCTGTGTCGACGGTGTTGTGAAACTTTCTGTCAATGGGAAATTTGTGAATGGCGTCCGAAATGCTTCTGTTAAGAAAGGATACCTCTGTCTGGAATCTGAAGGGGCAGAAATCCAGTTCCGCAGTATCCAGATCATGGAACTGCCGCCCGGCGTCACAAGCAAAGCACAAACAGCGCCACTTCTGAAATAG